The following coding sequences lie in one Streptomyces sp. NBC_00510 genomic window:
- a CDS encoding glycine hydroxymethyltransferase has protein sequence MTSGSTESTAFRSALEVIRGVEPRVADAIGQELEDQRASLKLIASENYASPAVLLTMGNWFSDKYAEGTVGRRFYAGCRNVDTVEALAAEHAREVFGAQHAYAQPHSGIDANLVAFWAVLAARVEAPALERAGARQVNDLTEEDWARLRHELGDQRMLGMSLDAGGHLTHGFRPNISGKMFDQRSYGTDPATGLLDYEALRKTAREFRPLIIVAGYSAYPRLVNFRIMREIADEVGATLMVDMAHFAGLVAGKVLTGDFDPVPHAQIVTTTTHKSLRGPRGGMVLCDSSLAEQVDRGCPMVLGGPLPHVMAAKAVALAEARRPEFHTYAQRIVDNSRALAEGLLRRGATLVTGGTDNHLVLIDVESSYGITGRQAEAALLDSGIVTNRNSIPQDPNGAWYTSGIRIGTPALTTRGLGTGEMDEIAGLIDRVLTATTAGVTSAGKPSKAQHVLDVKVSDEIAQRAADLLAGFPLYPGIDLS, from the coding sequence ATGACGAGTGGTTCCACCGAATCCACCGCCTTCCGCAGTGCCCTTGAGGTGATCAGGGGCGTCGAGCCGCGCGTGGCCGATGCCATCGGCCAGGAGCTCGAGGACCAGCGTGCCTCGCTCAAGCTCATCGCCAGTGAGAACTACGCCTCCCCGGCCGTGCTGCTGACCATGGGCAACTGGTTCAGCGACAAGTACGCCGAGGGTACGGTCGGCCGCCGCTTCTACGCCGGCTGCCGCAACGTCGACACCGTCGAGGCGCTCGCCGCCGAGCACGCGCGCGAGGTGTTCGGCGCCCAGCACGCCTACGCCCAGCCGCACTCCGGCATCGACGCCAACCTCGTCGCCTTCTGGGCCGTGCTCGCCGCCCGGGTCGAGGCGCCCGCGCTGGAGCGGGCCGGGGCCCGCCAGGTCAACGACCTGACCGAGGAGGACTGGGCGCGGCTGCGCCACGAGCTCGGCGACCAGCGCATGCTCGGCATGTCCCTGGACGCGGGCGGCCACCTCACGCACGGCTTCCGGCCCAACATCTCGGGAAAGATGTTCGACCAGCGCAGCTACGGCACCGACCCCGCCACGGGGCTGCTGGACTACGAGGCCCTGCGCAAGACCGCCCGTGAGTTCCGGCCGCTGATCATCGTGGCGGGCTATTCGGCCTACCCGCGGCTGGTGAACTTCCGGATCATGCGGGAGATCGCCGACGAGGTGGGTGCCACGCTGATGGTCGACATGGCGCACTTCGCGGGCCTGGTCGCCGGCAAGGTCCTCACCGGTGACTTCGACCCCGTGCCGCACGCGCAGATCGTCACCACCACCACGCACAAGTCGCTGCGCGGCCCGCGCGGCGGCATGGTGCTGTGCGACTCCTCGCTCGCCGAGCAGGTCGACCGCGGTTGCCCCATGGTGCTCGGCGGCCCGCTGCCGCACGTGATGGCCGCCAAGGCGGTGGCCCTGGCGGAGGCCCGCCGCCCCGAATTCCACACCTACGCGCAGCGCATCGTGGACAACTCCCGGGCCCTGGCCGAGGGGCTGCTGCGGCGCGGTGCCACGCTGGTGACCGGCGGCACGGACAACCACCTCGTCCTGATCGACGTCGAGTCCTCCTACGGGATCACCGGCCGGCAGGCCGAGGCCGCGCTGCTGGACTCGGGCATCGTCACCAACCGCAACTCCATCCCCCAGGACCCCAACGGAGCCTGGTACACCTCCGGCATCCGCATCGGCACCCCCGCGCTGACCACCCGCGGCCTCGGCACCGGTGAGATGGACGAGATCGCCGGGCTGATCGACCGGGTGCTCACGGCCACGACGGCGGGCGTCACCTCGGCCGGCAAGCCGTCCAAGGCGCAGCACGTGCTGGACGTGAAGGTCTCCGACGAGATCGCGCAGCGCGCGGCGGACCTGCTCGCCGGTTTCCCGCTCTACCCCGGGATCGACCTGAGCTGA
- the rocD gene encoding ornithine--oxo-acid transaminase translates to MSTAAEHIAATEAHSAHNYHPLPVVVASAEGAWVTDVEGRRYLDMLAGYSALNFGHRNARLIEAAKAQLDRVTLTSRAFHHDRFARFCTELAELCGMEMVLPMNTGAEAVETAVKTARKWGYRVKGVPDGQAKIVVAADNFHGRTTTIISFSTDPEARADFGPYTPGFEVVPYGDLAALEAVLDDRTVAVLMEPIQGEAGVLVPPAGYWAGVRRLTEERGILFIADEIQSGLGRTGRTFASEHEGVVPDMYVLGKALGGGVVPVSAVVSSAEVLGVYRPGEHGSTFGGNPLACAVALEVLAMLRTGEYQQRATELGDHLHHELALLTGSGAVTKVRGRGLWAGVDIAPEHGTGRQVSERLLERGVLVKDTHGSTIRLAPPLVISKEDLDWGLDQLRAVLSA, encoded by the coding sequence GTGTCGACCGCCGCCGAGCACATCGCCGCCACCGAGGCGCACAGCGCCCACAACTACCACCCCCTCCCGGTCGTCGTCGCCTCCGCCGAGGGCGCCTGGGTGACGGACGTCGAGGGCCGCCGCTACCTCGACATGCTCGCCGGCTACTCGGCGCTGAACTTCGGGCACCGCAACGCCCGTCTCATCGAGGCAGCCAAGGCCCAGCTCGACCGTGTGACGCTCACCTCGCGGGCGTTCCACCACGACCGCTTCGCGCGTTTCTGCACGGAGCTGGCCGAGCTGTGCGGCATGGAGATGGTGCTGCCGATGAACACCGGCGCGGAGGCCGTCGAGACGGCGGTGAAGACGGCCCGCAAGTGGGGCTACCGGGTCAAGGGCGTGCCGGACGGCCAGGCCAAGATCGTCGTCGCCGCGGACAACTTCCACGGGCGGACGACCACCATCATCAGCTTCTCCACCGACCCCGAGGCCCGCGCGGACTTCGGCCCGTACACCCCCGGCTTCGAGGTCGTCCCGTACGGCGACCTGGCCGCGCTGGAGGCGGTGCTGGACGACCGCACCGTGGCCGTGCTGATGGAGCCCATCCAGGGCGAGGCGGGGGTCCTCGTGCCGCCGGCCGGGTACTGGGCGGGCGTGCGCCGGCTCACCGAGGAGCGCGGGATCCTCTTCATCGCCGACGAGATCCAGTCGGGACTGGGCCGGACGGGCCGGACCTTCGCGTCGGAGCACGAGGGCGTCGTCCCGGACATGTACGTGCTGGGCAAGGCGCTCGGCGGTGGCGTCGTCCCCGTCTCGGCGGTCGTGTCCTCCGCGGAGGTGCTCGGGGTCTACCGGCCCGGCGAGCACGGCTCCACCTTCGGCGGCAACCCGCTGGCCTGCGCGGTGGCCCTGGAGGTCCTGGCGATGCTGCGCACCGGCGAGTACCAGCAGCGGGCCACCGAACTCGGCGACCACCTGCACCACGAGCTGGCACTGCTGACCGGCAGCGGCGCCGTCACGAAGGTCCGCGGCCGCGGTCTGTGGGCGGGCGTGGACATCGCCCCGGAGCACGGCACCGGCCGGCAGGTCTCCGAACGGCTCCTGGAGCGGGGTGTCCTGGTCAAGGACACCCACGGCTCCACGATCCGGCTCGCGCCGCCGCTGGTGATCTCCAAGGAGGACCTGGACTGGGGTCTCGACCAGCTGCGGGCCGTGCTGTCGGCCTGA
- a CDS encoding carboxymuconolactone decarboxylase family protein, which yields MITTPAGAPSDLGPDDLVPAHAPRMVLGKAAPDFYKAMIALDAAAATGLDPVIKELVKARASQLNGCAYCVDQHLNDARKLGLTEQKLNGLTVWWETPFFTVRERAALALSEAVTRLGERGVPDEVYDEAARVFDEEELARLIAMCITINAWNRIGVTTRMSPAVRPDGV from the coding sequence ATGATCACGACTCCCGCCGGCGCTCCGTCCGACCTTGGCCCGGACGACCTGGTGCCCGCCCACGCGCCGCGCATGGTGCTCGGCAAGGCCGCCCCCGACTTCTACAAGGCGATGATCGCGCTGGACGCGGCGGCGGCAACCGGCCTCGACCCCGTGATCAAGGAACTGGTCAAGGCCCGTGCCTCGCAGCTCAACGGCTGTGCCTACTGCGTGGACCAGCACCTGAACGACGCCCGCAAGCTCGGGCTGACCGAGCAGAAGCTCAACGGGCTCACCGTGTGGTGGGAGACCCCGTTCTTCACCGTGCGCGAGCGTGCCGCGCTGGCGCTGAGTGAGGCGGTGACCCGGCTCGGGGAGCGTGGCGTCCCGGACGAGGTCTACGACGAGGCCGCCCGGGTCTTCGACGAGGAGGAACTGGCCCGGCTGATCGCCATGTGCATCACCATCAACGCCTGGAACCGCATCGGCGTGACGACGCGGATGTCCCCGGCGGTCCGCCCCGACGGCGTCTGA
- a CDS encoding PLP-dependent aminotransferase family protein: protein MNEWAISGVDLHLDLAGGTGARAGLEDALREAVRDGRLAPGTRLPSSRTLAKDLGVARNTVADAYGQLVAEGWLTARQGSGTRVGDGWRAAAPPRGRHALTTAPQPEGTADPAGIPEPAGPPRPREQVPYDLRPGSPDLGSFPRAAWSAAARRALAAAPNEALGYTDPRGRPELREALAAYLGRVRGVRTTAELVVVCTGFVQAAGLIGRTLRARGACSVAVEALGYPHTLRILRKAGLTTVPLPVDDDGAQVSLLDAGVDAALLTPAHQFPYGAPLSPARRTAAVAWARATGGLVVEDDYDGEFRYDRQPVGALQGLAPEHVVYAGTASKSLAPGLRLAWLALPPALVEPVLAEKVLADHQSPVLDQLTLAELIVSGGYDRHVRRMRLHYRRRRDRLVTALAARAPAVRVSGIAAGLHAVLRLPPGTPADALVAQAREHGLALQGIADFGGTEGDAIVVGYGAPPEHAFAGCLDVLCALLAAHTG from the coding sequence GTGAACGAGTGGGCCATTTCAGGGGTCGACCTCCATCTGGACCTCGCCGGCGGCACCGGTGCGCGCGCCGGGCTGGAGGACGCCCTGCGTGAGGCCGTGCGCGACGGCAGGCTCGCCCCCGGCACCCGGCTGCCGTCCTCCCGGACGCTCGCCAAGGACCTGGGCGTCGCCCGCAACACCGTCGCCGACGCCTACGGGCAGCTGGTGGCGGAGGGCTGGCTGACCGCCCGCCAGGGCTCCGGCACACGCGTCGGCGACGGTTGGCGCGCGGCCGCCCCGCCCCGTGGCCGCCACGCCCTCACCACCGCACCGCAACCGGAGGGCACCGCGGACCCCGCCGGCATCCCGGAACCGGCCGGCCCGCCGCGGCCCCGGGAACAGGTCCCGTACGACCTGCGGCCGGGCTCGCCCGACCTCGGCTCGTTCCCCCGCGCCGCGTGGTCCGCCGCCGCGCGCCGCGCCCTGGCGGCCGCGCCCAACGAGGCCCTCGGCTACACCGACCCGCGCGGCCGCCCCGAACTGCGCGAGGCCCTCGCGGCGTACCTGGGCCGGGTGCGCGGCGTGCGCACCACTGCGGAGCTCGTCGTGGTGTGCACGGGCTTCGTCCAGGCCGCCGGGCTGATCGGCCGTACCCTGCGGGCCCGGGGGGCCTGCAGCGTCGCCGTCGAGGCGCTCGGCTACCCGCACACCCTGCGGATCCTTCGCAAGGCGGGGCTCACCACCGTTCCCCTGCCCGTCGACGACGACGGGGCGCAGGTCTCCCTCCTCGACGCCGGCGTCGACGCCGCGCTGCTCACGCCCGCGCACCAGTTCCCGTACGGCGCCCCGCTCTCCCCCGCGCGGCGCACGGCCGCGGTGGCCTGGGCCCGCGCCACCGGCGGCCTGGTCGTCGAGGACGACTACGACGGGGAGTTCCGCTACGACCGGCAGCCGGTCGGCGCCCTGCAGGGACTCGCGCCCGAGCACGTCGTCTACGCCGGAACCGCCAGCAAGAGCCTCGCCCCCGGGCTGCGGCTGGCCTGGCTCGCCCTGCCGCCCGCCCTCGTGGAACCCGTACTCGCCGAGAAGGTCCTCGCCGACCACCAGTCCCCCGTGCTCGACCAGCTGACCCTCGCCGAACTCATCGTCTCCGGCGGCTACGACCGCCACGTGCGCCGGATGCGGCTGCACTACCGCCGCCGCCGCGACCGCCTCGTCACCGCACTCGCCGCCCGTGCCCCCGCCGTACGGGTGTCGGGCATCGCCGCCGGCCTCCACGCCGTACTGCGGCTGCCGCCCGGCACCCCGGCCGACGCGCTGGTCGCACAGGCGCGCGAGCACGGCCTCGCCCTGCAGGGCATCGCCGACTTCGGCGGCACGGAGGGCGACGCGATCGTCGTCGGCTACGGCGCACCGCCCGAGCACGCCTTCGCCGGCTGCCTGGACGTCCTGTGCGCGCTGCTCGCGGCGCACACCGGCTGA
- a CDS encoding malate dehydrogenase: MTRTPVNVTVTGAAGQIGYALLFRIASGHLLGPDVPVKLRLLEITPALKAAEGTAMELDDCAFPLLQGIDISDDPNVAFDGTNVGLLVGARPRTAGMERGDLLEANGGIFGPQGKAINDHAADDIRVLVVGNPANTNALIAQSSAPDVPADRFTAMTRLDHNRAISQLSKRTGVPVSEIRRLTIWGNHSATQYPDIFHAEVAGKNAAETVNDEKWLAEEFIPTVAKRGAAIIAARGASSAASAANAAIDHVFTWTNGTAEGDWTSAGVVSDGSYGVPEGLISSFPVTAKDGKFEIVQGLDVNEFSRARIDASVKELEEERDAVRGLGLI, encoded by the coding sequence ATGACTCGCACTCCCGTCAACGTCACCGTAACCGGAGCGGCCGGCCAGATCGGCTACGCGCTGCTCTTCCGCATCGCCTCCGGCCACCTGCTCGGCCCCGATGTCCCGGTGAAGCTGCGGCTGCTGGAGATCACCCCGGCGCTCAAGGCCGCCGAGGGCACCGCGATGGAGCTGGACGACTGCGCGTTCCCGCTGCTCCAGGGCATCGACATCTCCGACGACCCGAACGTCGCCTTCGACGGCACCAACGTGGGCCTGCTCGTCGGCGCCCGCCCCCGCACCGCCGGCATGGAGCGCGGCGACCTGCTGGAGGCCAACGGTGGCATCTTCGGCCCGCAGGGCAAGGCCATCAACGACCACGCCGCGGACGACATCCGCGTCCTCGTCGTCGGCAACCCGGCGAACACCAACGCGCTCATCGCGCAGTCCTCGGCCCCGGACGTCCCGGCCGACCGCTTCACCGCGATGACCCGCCTGGACCACAACCGCGCCATCTCGCAGCTGTCGAAGAGGACCGGCGTGCCGGTGAGCGAGATCCGCCGCCTCACCATCTGGGGCAACCACTCCGCCACGCAGTACCCGGACATCTTCCACGCCGAGGTCGCCGGCAAGAACGCCGCCGAGACCGTCAACGACGAGAAGTGGCTGGCCGAGGAGTTCATCCCCACCGTCGCCAAGCGCGGTGCGGCGATCATCGCGGCCCGTGGCGCGTCCTCCGCCGCGTCGGCCGCCAACGCCGCGATCGACCACGTCTTCACCTGGACCAACGGCACCGCCGAGGGTGACTGGACCTCCGCCGGTGTCGTCTCCGACGGCTCCTACGGCGTGCCGGAGGGCCTCATCTCCTCCTTCCCGGTGACCGCGAAGGACGGCAAGTTCGAGATCGTCCAGGGCCTGGACGTCAACGAGTTCTCCCGTGCGCGCATCGACGCCTCGGTCAAGGAGCTCGAGGAGGAGCGCGACGCGGTCCGCGGCCTCGGCCTCATCTGA